The following are encoded in a window of Conger conger chromosome 19, fConCon1.1, whole genome shotgun sequence genomic DNA:
- the si:dkey-61f9.2 gene encoding C-type lectin lectoxin-Lio3, giving the protein MQCRGGTDDHIHVVKEPKTWEGALDHCDREYGGLLRVESPQDQRIVEAALKRSNVSGPVWLGLRQSRLFGFWIWPNGANVEWSNWEGGSQPEKPLSHICGAMATSGPGKFKWSDRDCLSKSYFLCEGEERQAV; this is encoded by the exons ATGCAATgccggggcggcacggatg ATCACATCCACGTGGTGAAGGAGCCCAAGACCTGGGAGGGCGCTCTGGACCACTGCGACAGGGAGTACGGGGGTCTGCTGCGTGTCGAGTCCCCCCAGGACCAGCGCATTGTGGAGGCGGCGCTGAAGAGGAGCAACGTGTCGGGGCCCGTGTGGCTGGGCCTGAGGCAGAGCCGTCTCTTTGGGTTCTGGATCTGGCCCAACGGGGCCAACGTGGAGTGGAGCaactgggagggagggagccaaCCGGAGAAGCCCCTGTCCCACATCTGCGGCGCCATGGCAACCAGCGGCCCGGGGAAGTTCAAGTGGAGCGACCGGGACTGCCTCTCCAAAAGCTACTtcctgtgtgagggggaggaaCGTCAAGCTGTGTGA